Genomic window (Gammaproteobacteria bacterium):
TTATTCGGGAACAACACCAGCAGGGTATGAGTTTTGATGAGGCGGTGATTCGATCCGGGGCTGTACGTGCCAAACCCATTATCCTTACCGGCTTGGCTGCGATGTTGGGTGCCTTGTTTATACTCGACGATCCCATATTTAACGGCCTGGCTATTTCTCTGATCTTTGGGGTATTCGTATCTACCTTGTTGACGCTTATTGTCATCCCCGTCATGTTTTATGCGTTTTATTACCGCAGGGGTTTGGATTAAGTTTATGCCCGAATTTCAATGAGAAAATAGTCATTAGTCATTTCTATTATTGTGATTAATTGCTATTATAATTTAATTCTCTCATATACGAATAAGGCAGGTTAAAACATGGCAGACCGACGGCTTCACGTATTTTTCACGGTTGCCCGCCTGTTAAGTTTTACCAAGGCGGCTGAGACCTTACATATGACACAGCCGGCTGTGACTTTTCAGGTCAGGCAGTTGGAAGAGTATTTCAATACCCGCTTGTTTGACCGAACCCATAATCGTATCAGCTTGACTGAAGCGGGGCAGCGGGTATACGAATATGCCGAGCGCATATTCCAACTTTACAACGAGTTGGAAAACTCGGTTCGTGAACTCACCGGCGATATTAGCGGCGTGCTCATACTTGGAGCCAGTACCACCATTGCTGAGTATATGTTACCCGCCTTGTTGGGTGATTTTAAAGCAAAATACCCGGATGTTAATTTACGCCTGAAAGTGTCCAATACCGATGGTATTGTTTCCATGGTTGAACATAATGTGATCGATTTGGGTGTGGTGGAAGCTCCCGTAGCCAACAAAAACCTCGCCGTGGACATTTGCCGCACCGATCGTTTGGTTGCTATCGTGCCTCCCAAGCATCCTTTGGCCAGCCAGGACACCATTAAGCTTACCAGTATTGTGGATTACCCCTATATTTGTCGTGAAGAGGGCTCCGGTACCCGAGAGGTCATCCTGGATTATTTAAAAGAGGCGGGTGTGGATCCGGGACAACTCAATATCATAATGGAGTTGGGCAGTTTGGAAGCTTTAAAAGGCGCTGTTGAATCCGGCATCGGTATTAGCATTGTTTCGCGGGCAACTTTGACTAAGGAAATTAAATTGGGGACTCTCAAAGTTCTGAACTTGGATCCGCCTTTGGAACGGCCATTCTCTTTCGTGCACCAAAAGCATAAATTTCGCCAAAGAGCTATGGAAGAATTGTTGGAGTTTGCTCAAAATTATTGTGAAACCCATCAGGGGCCCGAATAGGATTCGTACCCACCCGTTTTTAATCAAAACGTTCTCACTACATAGCATCCTCCGCGATGCAAATCCGGTCTATAATGCCAATATATCGTTGAATCCTAAGCTGCATTAGTGCATGAAACCTATAGAAAAAAAACTGCTTAAACTGTTTAACCGCCTGGCCGGGCCGGAACGGGATATGTTGCTTGGTTTTGCCGAGTATTTAGTGACCCGGGGTGGCGCGTCATCAGAAAAGGTGGTCGAGCAGCCCAATCTTATTCCTCGACCGGAGCAGGAGTCGGTGGTGGCCGCGCTGAAGCGATTGACGGCCAGTTACCCCATGTTGGATGATCCCGGATTGCTCAATGAAGGTTCGGCTCTAATGTCTCAACATGTGATGCAAGGTAGAGATGCGGTGGAAGTGATTGATGAGCTGGAAGCGATGTTCCGGCGTCACTATGAAACGTATTTGGCGCAAATGAGTGGTGTTATGCAACATGGTTCCGAGGAGGGGGCATGCTGAATGTAATAAAAAACTGGTATGAGCGGAATTTTTCCGATCCACAAGCCGGTATTTTGTTATTGCTGTTACTCGGCGGCTTTTTGGTGGTCATCTACTTTGGGCAAATGTTGGCTCCTATACTGACCAGTATTGTTATTGCCTATATGCTGGAAGCTTTGGTGGGGATGCTGGCAAAGCGCAAACTCAAACGCCTGGCCGCAGTGCTGGTCGTCTATGTTGCCTTCCTGTTACTGACCTTGTTTTTGATTCTGTGGATGGTGCCCTTACTGTCTTCTCAGGTGACCCAGTTAGTGCAGGAGTTGCCGGCACAGATTGATTTGGGGCGACAGGCTTTGCTGCAATTGCCGGAGTTGTATCCGGAAATGGTTAGTGAAGCTCAAGTGAATGAAATCATGTCGGCCATTAGTGGTCAGATTAAAGACATGGGGCACGGGGTCCTGTCATTTTCTTTGGCTTCTATTCCTGTGCTGTTTGCTTTGGTGATTTATTTGATTTTGGTTCCCTTACTGGTCTTTTTCTTTCTTAAAGACAAAGGGGTCATTTTGTCTTGGTTGAAACGCTATTTGCCCAAACAGCGAGGTTTGGCTTCCAAAGTCTGGGTGGAAATGGATCAGCAAATCGGTAACTATGTCCGCGGCAAAATCACCGAAATTTTTATTGTAGGCGGCGTGTCTTATATCGTGTTTGTTATCATGGGGCTGAACTATGCCGCTTTGTTGGCCGTGGCAGTGGGGCTATCCGTCATCATCCCCTATATTGGAGCAGCCGCGGTAACTATTCCTGTCGCCATGATTGCTTATTTTCAATGGGGTTGGAGTGCTGATTTTGCCTACCTGATGTTAGCTTATGGGATTATTCAGGCCTTGGATGGTAATGTGTTGGTACCATTATTGTTTTCCGAGGCGGTTAATTTGCACCCGGTGGCTATAATTATGGCCGTTCTGGTATTTGGCGGACTCTGGGGTTTATGGGGTGTGTTTTTTGCCATTCCCCTGGCTACTCTGGTAAAGGCAGTGTTGAACGCTTGGCCTCAGTCCATACTGGAGCCGGAGGGAACCGAGGTCACTTAAGGTGCTCAGTTGGCCGTAAAATCCGGTTTTAAATTTCTTTGACTGCCGCGAGCACGGCCTCTACATGCCCGTCCACTTTCACCTTGCGCCATTCTTGGCGCAATATCCCTTGTGCATCGATGAGAAAAGTGCTGCGCTCGATGCCTAAAACTTTTTTGCCATACATGTTTTTTTCTTTGATGACATCAAACAGTTGGCACAGGATTTCGTCTTCATCGGACAGTAAGTCAAAATTAAATTTTTGTTTTTCTTTAAATTTTTCGTGAGAACTCAATTTATCCCGAGAGACGCCCAGAATGACAGCGCCGGCCCGGGTGAATTTGGTTTTGTGGTCACGAAAATCCTGTCCTTCCCGGGTGCAGCCGGGGGTGCTGTCCTTGGGGTAAAAGTACAATACCACTTTTTGTCCCTTCAGTTTGGACAGTTCGATGGTTTGGTTTCCGGTAGCGGCGATTTTAAAGTTTTTTACTTTTTTTCCAACGGTGACCATGTCGTTCCATTCCTTTAGCTTTTCATCGGTTCAATCACTGCATCCATGTTCAAATCGTCACAAAAGTCCAGAAAGTCCTCCCGTAAACTGGCAATCCGTATATCGGCTGGGATATCCACAGTCATATGAATGGAGAACATAGGCGTGCCCGTGTGCGCGGCGGCATAGCGGTTGGTGTTCAGCTCACGTATGTTGATGTTACGAGTGGAAAAAAATCCGGCAATTTGATGTACGATCCCCGGGTGATCGAGGGTAATCACCTCTATCGTATAGGTGATTTGGCCTTTGTTTCCGGGTTCGGTTTCTGTACGGCGACAGTTGAGATTGAGATGCAAGCGCTCTTCCAGTGTAGGTAGCTGGTCTTCCAGCTTGGCCAGCTGATTCCACTTGCCGGACACCAGCATGATGATAGCAAATTCACCCCCCAGTACAGTCATACGGCTGTCAAAAACACTGCAACCGGCATCC
Coding sequences:
- a CDS encoding Crp/Fnr family transcriptional regulator → MKPIEKKLLKLFNRLAGPERDMLLGFAEYLVTRGGASSEKVVEQPNLIPRPEQESVVAALKRLTASYPMLDDPGLLNEGSALMSQHVMQGRDAVEVIDELEAMFRRHYETYLAQMSGVMQHGSEEGAC
- a CDS encoding AI-2E family transporter, which encodes MLNVIKNWYERNFSDPQAGILLLLLLGGFLVVIYFGQMLAPILTSIVIAYMLEALVGMLAKRKLKRLAAVLVVYVAFLLLTLFLILWMVPLLSSQVTQLVQELPAQIDLGRQALLQLPELYPEMVSEAQVNEIMSAISGQIKDMGHGVLSFSLASIPVLFALVIYLILVPLLVFFFLKDKGVILSWLKRYLPKQRGLASKVWVEMDQQIGNYVRGKITEIFIVGGVSYIVFVIMGLNYAALLAVAVGLSVIIPYIGAAAVTIPVAMIAYFQWGWSADFAYLMLAYGIIQALDGNVLVPLLFSEAVNLHPVAIIMAVLVFGGLWGLWGVFFAIPLATLVKAVLNAWPQSILEPEGTEVT
- a CDS encoding selenium metabolism-associated LysR family transcriptional regulator; this encodes MADRRLHVFFTVARLLSFTKAAETLHMTQPAVTFQVRQLEEYFNTRLFDRTHNRISLTEAGQRVYEYAERIFQLYNELENSVRELTGDISGVLILGASTTIAEYMLPALLGDFKAKYPDVNLRLKVSNTDGIVSMVEHNVIDLGVVEAPVANKNLAVDICRTDRLVAIVPPKHPLASQDTIKLTSIVDYPYICREEGSGTREVILDYLKEAGVDPGQLNIIMELGSLEALKGAVESGIGISIVSRATLTKEIKLGTLKVLNLDPPLERPFSFVHQKHKFRQRAMEELLEFAQNYCETHQGPE
- a CDS encoding peroxiredoxin — protein: MVTVGKKVKNFKIAATGNQTIELSKLKGQKVVLYFYPKDSTPGCTREGQDFRDHKTKFTRAGAVILGVSRDKLSSHEKFKEKQKFNFDLLSDEDEILCQLFDVIKEKNMYGKKVLGIERSTFLIDAQGILRQEWRKVKVDGHVEAVLAAVKEI
- a CDS encoding glycine cleavage system protein R: MDNFLVMSALGKDRPGIVDQLSLAILDAGCSVFDSRMTVLGGEFAIIMLVSGKWNQLAKLEDQLPTLEERLHLNLNCRRTETEPGNKGQITYTIEVITLDHPGIVHQIAGFFSTRNINIRELNTNRYAAAHTGTPMFSIHMTVDIPADIRIASLREDFLDFCDDLNMDAVIEPMKS